A region of the Hyperolius riggenbachi isolate aHypRig1 chromosome 9, aHypRig1.pri, whole genome shotgun sequence genome:
CTCTTGGTGCTGAAGATATTCCGAAAGGAAGGCACGAGAATTGATAATGCAGCACTCCACCGTCTCCTTGTACACTGAATCTTAGGTACTTTTGAGACTCCCTTCTGATTGGGATGTGCCAATAAGCGTCTGTCAGATCTATGTTCACCATAAACACGTCTGCATTCAGTAAGTTCCTCATCGTATACACAGTTTCCATTCTGAACTTTTCGTATACAATAAAGGGGTTTAGTGGTTTTAAGTTCAGAATCATTCTGAATTTTCCGGTTGGCTTTTTGATCAGAAAAATTCGAGAATAGAACCCTCggtttctttcctgaggtggtACCTCTTTTATGACATTTCTGTCCATCATGTCTCTTAGTAATTCCTGTAATGCCATCCTGGCTTCTCTGTCTTTCGGCATTAAAGTCTTTACAAATCTCACCGGGGGCTTTTTTATGAATCTTATCTTGTACCCGTCTTTTATTAGGTCTAAAATGAATTGATTCGAGGTTATCTTTCTCCACTCTGGATAAAAGCGAGATAACCTGccccctactttcagcctggcgtCACTGGTGCTTGCTTTGGGGCTCTGCTGGCTTATGCAGCAGAGTCCTCCTAGGCCCTTCCTTATTAATTGGCCAAGTCCTTCTTTTTTGGACCCCTTTATCTCTCGCCTGGTTATTGCGGCGAAAAAAGGGCCTATTCGGCTTGAATTTCTTTTTCTTCGGAAATGATAATTTCCTGCTTGCCGTCTTCTCCAGGACTTCTTGGAGCTGAGGGCCAAATAACAGATCCCCCGTAAAGGGTAGATTACATGCCTTAGACTTGGACGATTGGCTACCGTCCCATGTCTTGAGCCACAGATTTCTGCGGGCATTATTAACTAGTGCTGTTGTCTTTGCTGTAACTCTTAGTGACTCTGTTGAAGCATCAGTAACATAATTATTAGATTTCTTAACAACACTCAGAGCTTCTAAAATGTCCTTTTTAGGAGCATCAGTTTTGACTAATTCTTCCACCCTCTCTATCCATAATAAAGTGGTCCTAGAGACACAGGTGGTGGCTGCAGCAGGCTTAAAGTTAGTTACTGCTGCTGTATAAGCTTTTTTAAGTGACAAATCAATTTTCTTGTCTGCTGGGTCTTTAAGGAAACCCAAATCCTCAAAAGCAAGTTCATTCTCCCTATTCATTAGACTGAACGCTGCGTCTAACTTGGGACAACCTTCCCATAGTTTTGCATCTTCTTCTGAAAAGGGGAATCGCTTTCTAAACCCTCTGgaaataaaa
Encoded here:
- the LOC137532363 gene encoding uncharacterized protein produces the protein MDARKLQDQETSDLSDSSNRSRSCLVCKVVLPTSWTKASCQGCITKLINEENTASCKEFMTTMRHEMVETFRAFRENLPTGSAPVVPPVAVIPKENPKPRKALVKTTRRLISSDEEEEEEIQDVLPGGQVNRELSQDDMSDQSDTDEKLMFSRFRFPVEETDELVRAIHTTLNINQTTPAPVSIHDKLYSGMDPTPHLNFPVHPSTKNLINTQWKYPEKKLFISRGFRKRFPFSEEDAKLWEGCPKLDAAFSLMNRENELAFEDLGFLKDPADKKIDLSLKKAYTAAVTNFKPAAATTCVSRTTLLWIERVEELVKTDAPKKDILEALSVVKKSNNYVTDASTESLRVTAKTTALVNNARRNLWLKTWDGSQSSKSKACNLPFTGDLLFGPQLQEVLEKTASRKLSFPKKKKFKPNRPFFRRNNQARDKGVQKRRTWPINKEGPRRTLLHKPAEPQSKHQ